From Aspergillus chevalieri M1 DNA, chromosome 4, nearly complete sequence, a single genomic window includes:
- a CDS encoding OB-fold domain-containing protein (COG:S;~EggNog:ENOG410PX1K;~InterPro:IPR018856,IPR012340,IPR040260) yields METVDNDSLAFYPAFCFKASPTHFAWVKMAAVDVHRLKKRPGFEGQNIYFYLNHPIRFVCLVGLIVARTDVYKRTILTLDDSSGSTIEIAVLKSEQFTPPEGTEQGQQQHHHQQGSKAQTQPIIEMHVTATDKTYLDISSLVPGTLVKVKGTLSTFRSAMQLNLERFFPVPDTNAEMQFLDQRIRFLVEVLWVPWVLSEDEIAQLRTEAEEEQERLEEEQDRIRRRHRKRVEREERDQRRIQKLWEREERLREKEAASCQAAGRKIMRELETRKRLREE; encoded by the exons ATGGAGACGGTCGACAATGATAGCCTGGCCTTTTACCCGGCATTCTGCTTCAAGGCGTCGCCAACCCATTTCGCCTGGGTAAAAATGGCCGCTGTAGATGTGCATCGGCTGAAGAAACGGCCGGGGTTTGAAG GCCAAAACATCTACTTCTATTTGAACCATCCAATCCGCTTCGTCTGCCTCGTGGGACTCATAGTCGCCAGAACAGATGTCTACAAGCGCACCATTCTTACCCTCGACGATAGCAGCGGCTCAACCATCGAAATCGCCGTTCTGAAATCCGAGCAATTTACTCCTCCAGAGGGGACTGAACAAGGccagcagcaacaccaccaccaacaaggATCTAAAGCACAGACACAGCCGATCATAGAGATGCATGTCACCGCAACTGACAAGACGTACTTGGACATCTCATCTCTCGTCCCCGGGACGCTGGTAAAGGTTAAGGGCACGTTGTCCACCTTCCGCTCCGCCATGCAACTTAATCTTGAGCGCTTTTTCCCGGTCCCTGATACGAATGCTGAAATGCAGTTTCTGGATCAGCGCATTCGGTTCCTTGTTGAGGTTCTGTGGGTGCCGTGGGTGTTGAGTGAAGATGAGATTGCGCAGTTGCGGAcggaggctgaggaggagcAAGAGCGGCtcgaagaagagcaggatCGCATCCGGAGGAGACATAGGAAGCGTGTCGAGCGGGAAGAGAGGGATCAGAGACGAATTCAGAAGTTGTGGGAGCGGGAAGAGAGACTAAGGGAGAAAGAGGCGGCTTCTTGCCAGGCTGCTGGGAGGAAGATTATGCGGGAATTGGAGACAAGGAAACGGCTCAGGGAGGAATAG
- a CDS encoding putative DRAP deaminase (COG:F;~EggNog:ENOG410QEB2;~InterPro:IPR002125,IPR016193;~PFAM:PF00383,PF18785;~go_function: GO:0003824 - catalytic activity [Evidence IEA]): MTTSSPHVRYISECLKLAEKSPPRPTNFRVGAILLSRKTSSNETTNDATQDDQILSTGYTMELTGNTHAEQCCLSNYAAVHSVPEDHVAEVLPSNDPDRKLVMYVTMEPCGKRLSGNAPCVQRIINTRFDGRAGIQKVYFGVKEPGTFVGGSEGCKMLDAAGIEWEVVRGLEREILSVATAGHENSEEEVKAALADYGTNVDDISPEERQRQEQQPRNPKKRMMEGLV; encoded by the coding sequence ATGACCACCTCCTCCCCTCATGTCCGCTACATATCCGAATGCCTCAAACTCGCCGAAAAGTCTCCCCCACGACCAACCAACTTTCGCGTTGGCGCGATCCTCCTCTCCCGCAAAACATCCTCCAACGAAACCACCAATGACGCCACACAAGACGACCAAATCCTCTCCACCGGCTACACAATGGAACTAACCGGCAACACCCATGCCGAACAATGCTGTCTCTCCAACTACGCCGCCGTGCACTCCGTCCCCGAAGACCACGTCGCAGAGGTTCTCCCCTCAAACGACCCCGATCGCAAGCTCGTCATGTACGTGACCATGGAGCCTTGCGGGAAGCGACTGTCGGGAAATGCGCCGTGTGTACAGAGGATTATCAACACTCGTTTCGATGGGCGTGCGGGGATTCAGAAGGTGTATTTCGGTGTCAAGGAGCCTGGGACGTTTGTGGGGGGTTCGGAGGGGTGTAAGATGCTAGATGCGGCGGGGATTGAGTGGGAGGTTGTGCGCGGGTTGGAGAGGGAGATTCTATCAGTTGCTACTGCTGGACATGAGAATAGCGAGGAAGAGGTTAAGGCTGCGTTGGCGGATTATGGGACTAATGTTGACGATATTAGTCCTGAGGAGCGGCAGAGACAGGAGCAGCAGCCGCGGAATCCGAAGAAAAGGATGATGGAGGGTTTGGTTTAA